Proteins from one Sphingopyxis terrae subsp. terrae NBRC 15098 genomic window:
- a CDS encoding 3'-5' exonuclease family protein: MKYEPRIGVERRPRSYIVLDVESAVIDESGHRRYQATERYSPGNDNNRPARRGYTRSEDPLTCPRWVFQTIVTASIMVLTEHADGNLDIAQFVTLSQPDHDERAIVAGLFQLLQTWPDAELVTWAGMVHDIPLIMMAAYKHGLTLPRSWRWLSFGGNDPARHLDFARIVTGGFKMKPIHLAEVLAALDIPAKMTAPAFAVTGLIYAGAWDAVQEACECDTIGVALLLARWRRCHDGRANINVATDRLLRRIIELREGRGYVAELQARRRRFLVEAGRRAMAA; this comes from the coding sequence ATGAAATACGAACCCCGTATCGGCGTTGAACGCCGACCGCGCAGCTATATCGTGCTGGACGTCGAGTCCGCCGTCATCGATGAAAGCGGCCATCGCCGTTACCAGGCCACGGAGAGGTATAGCCCCGGTAACGACAACAACCGGCCCGCGCGCCGCGGTTATACGCGCAGCGAAGATCCACTGACCTGCCCGCGCTGGGTGTTCCAGACCATCGTCACCGCCTCTATCATGGTGCTCACCGAGCATGCCGACGGTAACCTGGATATCGCGCAGTTCGTGACGCTGAGCCAGCCGGACCATGACGAGCGGGCGATCGTGGCCGGTCTGTTCCAGTTGCTGCAGACCTGGCCAGACGCCGAGCTCGTGACGTGGGCGGGCATGGTGCACGACATTCCGCTGATCATGATGGCCGCCTACAAGCACGGCCTGACTCTTCCCCGCAGCTGGCGCTGGCTGTCGTTCGGTGGCAATGATCCTGCTCGCCATCTCGATTTCGCTCGCATCGTGACCGGCGGGTTCAAGATGAAGCCGATTCATCTGGCCGAGGTGTTAGCTGCGCTGGATATTCCGGCCAAGATGACCGCACCGGCGTTTGCGGTCACGGGGCTCATTTACGCGGGCGCGTGGGATGCCGTGCAGGAAGCCTGCGAATGCGACACCATTGGCGTTGCGTTGCTACTCGCACGGTGGCGGCGGTGCCATGATGGTCGCGCCAATATCAATGTCGCCACAGACCGCCTCCTCCGCCGGATCATCGAGCTGCGCGAGGGACGCGGCTATGTTGCAGAACTGCAAGCGCGACG
- a CDS encoding 3'-5' exonuclease, producing the protein MTIHNDVASFEAALRLCASCADVRILRRVRPIAELVNDGPPIGRTRRIAIVDTETTSVDVQTAKVIEIAAAVVLVDEAGEIRAIDTALRGLRDPGIPIPAEVLRLTGISKDDVAGRGLNVPRWEALLGGSDLIVAHNAAYDAPIVERLLPGIKGHAWACSMREIDWAAHGFDGAKLGHLLMQMGYFSTGHRADADVISLAHLLTYRPDGARALIAELLARAAQSSLRIEATGAPFDKRHLLKARGYRWDAREKVWWREIAEAAHEAEALWLSRDAELRATPRVTQLSWHTRYR; encoded by the coding sequence ATGACCATCCATAACGACGTCGCCTCGTTCGAGGCGGCGCTGCGGCTCTGCGCGTCGTGCGCGGATGTCCGCATCCTTCGGCGCGTGCGGCCGATTGCCGAACTTGTGAACGACGGACCGCCAATTGGACGGACGCGGCGCATAGCGATCGTCGATACCGAAACAACCTCGGTCGATGTCCAGACCGCCAAGGTCATCGAAATCGCCGCCGCGGTCGTGCTGGTCGACGAAGCCGGAGAAATCCGCGCCATCGATACAGCGCTTCGCGGCCTCCGCGATCCCGGTATTCCGATCCCGGCCGAGGTGCTGCGGCTGACCGGAATATCGAAAGACGACGTGGCAGGGAGGGGCCTGAACGTGCCGCGCTGGGAAGCACTGCTCGGTGGCTCTGACCTGATTGTCGCGCACAACGCGGCCTATGATGCTCCCATTGTTGAACGCCTGTTGCCCGGGATCAAGGGGCATGCCTGGGCCTGTTCGATGCGCGAAATCGATTGGGCGGCGCATGGGTTCGATGGCGCAAAACTCGGTCACCTCCTCATGCAGATGGGTTACTTCAGCACCGGGCACCGGGCGGACGCCGATGTGATCAGTCTCGCGCATCTGCTGACCTATCGTCCGGACGGCGCGCGCGCGCTGATCGCGGAATTGCTTGCGCGGGCCGCGCAGTCGTCGCTGCGGATCGAGGCGACGGGCGCGCCGTTCGACAAACGCCATCTTCTCAAGGCGCGCGGTTATCGCTGGGATGCGCGTGAAAAGGTGTGGTGGCGCGAGATTGCTGAAGCGGCGCATGAGGCGGAGGCTCTATGGCTCTCGCGCGATGCCGAGCTTCGCGCCACACCGCGCGTGACCCAGCTCAGCTGGCATACCCGTTATCGATAG
- a CDS encoding restriction endonuclease gives MLKRSTSNPQRLVAARLDVPDLLGELQNRTELPRKVLADILVQSGRLEDATVNPSAFVDAVTAIVQAGKRLMMTNGIVYKPLDEWWAQDLFAAEDDVPLDRLVPVAHAPLDHIVTDSNIEAALAKALDISGAIKLFAKLPSGFKITTPLGTYNPDWAIVRRHDGREDVYLVSESKGDLNTLREAEKAQIACGKAHFEALEIPFVTATNLDGILAQV, from the coding sequence GTGCTGAAGCGCAGCACATCAAACCCCCAGCGCCTTGTGGCAGCGCGGCTCGACGTGCCGGATCTGTTGGGCGAACTCCAGAACCGCACCGAACTGCCCCGCAAGGTGCTGGCCGATATTCTCGTCCAGTCGGGACGGCTCGAAGACGCTACTGTGAACCCGTCCGCCTTTGTTGATGCCGTCACGGCGATCGTACAGGCGGGGAAACGTCTGATGATGACAAACGGGATCGTTTACAAGCCACTGGACGAATGGTGGGCACAGGATCTGTTTGCCGCAGAGGACGACGTGCCGCTGGACCGGCTGGTGCCCGTTGCGCACGCACCGCTCGACCATATCGTTACGGACTCGAATATCGAAGCCGCGCTGGCGAAGGCGCTCGACATCAGCGGCGCAATCAAGCTGTTCGCCAAGCTTCCGTCAGGCTTCAAGATCACGACGCCGCTCGGCACCTATAATCCGGACTGGGCCATCGTCCGGCGCCATGACGGGCGTGAGGACGTCTATCTGGTCAGCGAAAGCAAGGGTGACCTGAACACACTGCGCGAAGCCGAGAAAGCCCAGATTGCCTGCGGCAAGGCGCATTTCGAGGCACTGGAAATTCCGTTTGTGACCGCGACGAACCTGGATGGGATATTGGCGCAGGTTTGA
- a CDS encoding NYN domain-containing protein, whose amino-acid sequence MAKSALLVDFDNIFSALWSLDQRIALKFASEPGDWLQILANSYLSEDTRRWLFARCYLNPAGFVSAPGDAGERLYFSRFRPGFVRAGFEVVDCPAVTRGGKNAADIRIVIDALDLLSHRTRFDEFVIASGDSDFTPLLQRLRAEDRRIAVLSPGYLAAAYSAVADRIIGFEALETILNADIENDAPSSQTAAEPAGMGQENVVSDEASDFAAFIRTRYDQATEPLNLAALAFETARICPAAKQSAWFGKGFKGAVSDLHLPNVRTSQHHIWDDERHQPPSAAPTSESSIPNSVAELSRQLELPRLETGGWQALFATLELYSDSHEFRLSEATRWTRDKLAEQGVQIARASIGQVVRGAQIGGAPLNESAIPSAKAIGEAYLASLMGRAETLGVSIDKPTEETLAALFGISDGHSQEG is encoded by the coding sequence GTGGCGAAAAGCGCCCTACTGGTCGATTTCGACAATATCTTCAGTGCTCTTTGGTCGTTAGACCAGCGCATCGCGCTAAAGTTCGCTTCGGAGCCAGGGGATTGGCTTCAAATTCTCGCTAACAGCTATTTGAGCGAGGACACACGGCGATGGTTGTTCGCGCGCTGCTATCTGAATCCCGCGGGCTTTGTCAGTGCGCCGGGGGACGCGGGCGAACGTCTATATTTTTCCAGATTCCGGCCCGGATTTGTTCGCGCTGGCTTTGAGGTCGTCGATTGCCCTGCCGTGACGCGAGGCGGAAAAAATGCTGCCGACATCCGGATCGTAATCGACGCACTGGATTTGCTCTCCCACCGCACGCGCTTTGACGAATTCGTAATCGCATCCGGCGATTCGGACTTCACGCCGCTGCTTCAGCGCTTGCGGGCCGAAGACCGACGCATAGCCGTTCTTTCACCGGGCTATCTCGCGGCGGCCTATTCTGCCGTGGCAGATCGGATCATAGGGTTCGAAGCGCTTGAAACCATTTTGAACGCTGACATAGAGAACGACGCCCCCTCGTCGCAGACTGCCGCAGAGCCGGCCGGAATGGGTCAGGAAAATGTTGTCAGTGATGAGGCGAGCGACTTTGCCGCCTTCATCAGGACGCGATATGACCAAGCGACGGAGCCGCTAAACCTCGCTGCACTGGCATTCGAGACTGCGCGGATTTGCCCAGCCGCAAAGCAATCTGCATGGTTCGGCAAGGGTTTCAAAGGCGCCGTTTCGGATTTGCACCTCCCCAATGTGCGGACATCCCAGCATCATATTTGGGACGACGAACGGCATCAGCCTCCGTCCGCCGCGCCCACTTCGGAAAGCTCCATTCCTAATTCCGTTGCCGAATTGAGCAGGCAGCTCGAGCTGCCTCGGCTCGAAACCGGTGGTTGGCAGGCGCTCTTTGCGACGTTGGAACTCTATTCCGACAGCCATGAATTTCGTCTTTCCGAGGCCACCCGTTGGACTCGCGACAAACTTGCTGAGCAGGGTGTGCAAATCGCGCGCGCATCGATCGGTCAAGTGGTTCGCGGCGCGCAAATCGGCGGAGCCCCGCTAAACGAAAGCGCAATTCCGAGCGCGAAGGCGATAGGGGAAGCGTATCTTGCATCATTAATGGGGCGCGCTGAGACTTTAGGCGTATCGATTGATAAACCCACCGAAGAGACCCTCGCGGCCCTGTTCGGCATATCCGACGGTCACAGCCAAGAAGGATAG
- a CDS encoding Glu/Leu/Phe/Val family dehydrogenase: MTGRRGVPPFSWSPTARSRQFDDSLEFEGNTSMQTMFSGPIFEMARRQFEGAADIIGLDLDVRDRVFLPKRAIAVSCPIHLDNGSIAVFPGYRVQHHLTLGPTKGGTRFSPAVDVSEVAALAIWMSWKCALAGLPYGGAKGGITVDPKLLSYAELEALSRRYMQEMIPFVGPSIDVMAPDMGTDEQVMAWFMDTYSMHHGSTVTEIVTGKPLESGGTAGRREATGRGVAFLVDKAMDRIGLAPIGATAIIQGFGNVGSISALELRNRGIKVVGVSDHSGAIYDRRGFDVEALLRHVYINGSLMGFAFEAAIDPQSLLLMPCDILVPAAIEQVINGENAGKLRCRILAEGANGPTTPEADQILTDRGDIFVLPDILCNSGGVIVSYFEWVQDIQRLFWDEREIRSRLNQILERSFEKMMARAAVAGISNRMAALTIGIETVSHAKQRRGLFP; this comes from the coding sequence GTGACCGGACGCCGCGGCGTTCCTCCCTTCTCCTGGTCGCCAACGGCGCGCAGCCGTCAGTTCGACGACTCTCTAGAATTCGAAGGCAATACCTCAATGCAAACTATGTTTAGCGGTCCGATATTCGAAATGGCGCGCCGCCAATTTGAGGGTGCCGCCGATATAATCGGGCTTGACCTGGACGTCCGCGACAGAGTTTTTCTGCCCAAGCGGGCCATAGCCGTTTCATGTCCGATTCACTTGGATAACGGATCGATCGCGGTGTTTCCCGGTTATCGTGTGCAGCACCACTTGACCCTTGGCCCCACCAAAGGGGGCACCCGCTTCTCACCTGCGGTCGATGTGAGTGAAGTGGCTGCACTCGCAATCTGGATGAGCTGGAAATGCGCATTGGCCGGCCTCCCTTACGGCGGAGCAAAGGGCGGCATCACCGTCGATCCCAAATTGCTTTCCTATGCCGAACTGGAGGCACTTTCGCGGCGCTATATGCAGGAAATGATCCCCTTCGTCGGACCCAGCATTGATGTAATGGCGCCGGATATGGGCACCGACGAACAGGTCATGGCTTGGTTCATGGACACATACTCTATGCATCATGGCAGCACTGTCACCGAGATCGTTACCGGAAAGCCTTTGGAATCTGGCGGCACCGCGGGTCGTAGAGAGGCGACGGGGCGTGGTGTTGCATTCCTGGTGGACAAAGCAATGGATCGGATCGGCTTGGCGCCAATCGGTGCCACCGCAATCATTCAAGGCTTCGGCAACGTCGGATCAATTTCCGCACTGGAGCTACGAAATCGCGGCATTAAAGTCGTCGGCGTAAGCGATCATAGCGGGGCGATTTATGATCGCCGCGGCTTCGATGTAGAGGCACTTTTGCGCCACGTTTATATAAATGGAAGCTTGATGGGTTTCGCTTTCGAAGCAGCAATCGATCCTCAATCGCTTCTATTGATGCCATGCGACATTCTTGTTCCCGCAGCAATCGAACAAGTCATAAATGGCGAAAACGCAGGCAAACTCCGCTGCCGAATCTTGGCCGAAGGGGCTAATGGTCCGACCACCCCGGAGGCCGATCAAATTCTGACCGATCGGGGCGACATTTTTGTGCTTCCGGACATTTTGTGTAACTCTGGTGGCGTGATCGTCAGCTATTTCGAATGGGTGCAGGATATTCAGCGGCTTTTTTGGGACGAACGAGAAATACGCAGTCGCCTCAACCAGATTTTGGAACGGAGTTTCGAAAAAATGATGGCGCGTGCGGCGGTCGCTGGCATTTCGAATCGAATGGCGGCGCTGACAATCGGGATCGAAACTGTGTCGCATGCGAAGCAGCGCCGCGGCCTATTTCCTTAG
- a CDS encoding c-type cytochrome, whose protein sequence is MRVTATAIMLVAGFSSSVAAQSGATGDAARGAQIYQASCGSCHSINANRVGPAHRGVVGRRAGTMTGYNYSAALRASRIIWDARTIDRFLQDPQKMIPGTKMGFRLTDPSRRNDVIAYLRQQSRPVPK, encoded by the coding sequence ATGCGTGTCACCGCAACCGCAATTATGTTGGTCGCCGGCTTCAGTTCGTCAGTCGCCGCGCAAAGCGGCGCGACGGGCGACGCTGCGCGGGGCGCGCAAATCTACCAAGCGAGCTGCGGCAGCTGTCATTCGATAAACGCGAACCGAGTCGGCCCCGCCCATCGCGGTGTTGTCGGCCGTCGCGCCGGAACGATGACGGGGTATAATTACTCGGCGGCCCTACGCGCGTCGCGTATCATATGGGATGCCCGAACGATCGATCGCTTTCTCCAAGATCCACAGAAGATGATACCGGGAACGAAGATGGGCTTTCGACTGACAGACCCGTCTCGCCGCAATGATGTCATCGCTTATCTGCGCCAACAGAGCAGACCGGTTCCAAAGTAG
- a CDS encoding ferritin-like domain-containing protein yields the protein MTQMQQSRRNLMRLTGTGVLSAVAVGILGDAPALARSMGKGPGVTASQGDIDILNVALGLEHEAIEAYLIGAESGLLQKPVLDLALIFQGHHKGHRDALARAVHDLGGKAVEPKTRAAYVESLNVASLKNQNDILRLAQSHELGAANAYIGVMPSLGGKELAQVCAKIAADEASHWSLLTTALEQPIPATAFLFG from the coding sequence ATGACACAGATGCAACAATCACGCCGCAACCTTATGCGCCTTACTGGAACGGGTGTATTGTCGGCGGTCGCCGTCGGCATCCTCGGCGATGCTCCGGCACTGGCTCGATCCATGGGCAAGGGCCCCGGTGTCACAGCGAGCCAAGGCGACATTGATATCCTGAACGTGGCTCTGGGTCTCGAACATGAAGCGATCGAGGCATATCTGATTGGGGCTGAAAGCGGTCTTTTGCAGAAGCCCGTGCTTGACCTCGCGTTGATTTTCCAAGGGCACCACAAAGGGCATCGTGACGCGCTTGCACGTGCCGTGCACGACCTGGGTGGCAAGGCCGTCGAACCGAAGACCCGTGCCGCTTATGTCGAAAGCCTTAATGTGGCGTCGCTCAAGAATCAGAACGACATTCTGCGTCTTGCGCAGTCGCACGAGTTGGGCGCGGCCAACGCCTACATCGGTGTGATGCCGTCGCTTGGGGGCAAGGAACTCGCCCAAGTGTGCGCGAAAATCGCCGCCGACGAAGCATCACACTGGTCACTGCTGACCACTGCGTTGGAACAGCCGATCCCGGCTACTGCCTTTCTGTTCGGCTGA
- the folE gene encoding GTP cyclohydrolase I FolE, which translates to MDLVTANELTENKPHTENLGYLAASDRPSRAAIEAAVRTLIAAAGDNPYREGLIETPARVARAYEEWFSGYQIDPAQHLLRVFDESNDYEDTVLLKAIPFTSTCEHHMAPIIGHAHVAYRPSGKVVGISKLSRLVDGFARRLQLQERLTQQIAQTLNDILEPRGVAVVLEASHGCMTSRGVNQRGVAMVTKAWLGDFADDAELRRELLMSIASGC; encoded by the coding sequence ATGGATCTCGTGACGGCGAATGAGCTGACCGAAAATAAGCCTCATACGGAAAATCTGGGCTATCTCGCTGCCTCTGATCGACCGAGCCGGGCAGCAATTGAAGCTGCTGTCCGAACGCTGATCGCAGCGGCGGGAGACAATCCGTATCGCGAAGGTCTGATCGAAACTCCGGCACGCGTCGCCCGGGCTTATGAGGAATGGTTTTCAGGCTACCAGATCGATCCCGCACAACATCTGCTTAGGGTTTTCGATGAATCGAACGACTATGAGGATACGGTGTTGCTTAAAGCGATCCCGTTCACGTCGACATGCGAACATCACATGGCTCCTATCATTGGCCATGCCCATGTGGCTTACCGACCAAGCGGCAAGGTGGTGGGAATTTCGAAACTATCCCGACTTGTCGACGGGTTTGCCCGCCGATTACAATTGCAGGAACGTCTGACCCAGCAAATCGCTCAGACCTTGAACGACATCCTCGAGCCGCGCGGCGTGGCCGTGGTTCTCGAAGCAAGCCATGGTTGCATGACCAGCCGCGGAGTAAACCAGCGCGGCGTCGCTATGGTGACCAAGGCATGGCTCGGCGACTTTGCCGACGATGCCGAGCTACGACGTGAGCTGCTGATGTCCATCGCAAGCGGCTGTTGA
- a CDS encoding RNA polymerase sigma factor has translation MIDRINAGEESAFRQLMQRYNQSLYRVARAIVSDDAEAEDVLQESYTRAFAAMSGFRGDSSLGTWLTRIVINEGRGRLRRRRTATQAADALKQQGATVIGFPGGQPVESPDTHVARAETRVLLEQAIDSLPDVFRPTFILRDIQEFTVEETAEILGVQPETVKTRLFRARRLLRKSLDATLADAVRGSFPFLGKRCERLTEAVLTRLMHAAK, from the coding sequence TTGATCGACAGGATCAACGCGGGTGAAGAATCCGCCTTTCGACAGCTGATGCAGCGCTACAATCAGAGTCTTTACCGTGTGGCGCGGGCAATAGTTTCCGACGATGCCGAAGCAGAAGATGTCCTCCAGGAGAGCTATACCCGCGCTTTTGCCGCTATGTCCGGGTTTCGCGGTGACTCGAGTCTCGGCACCTGGCTGACACGGATCGTGATCAACGAGGGCAGGGGGCGGCTTCGCCGGCGTCGAACCGCGACCCAGGCGGCGGACGCGCTTAAGCAACAGGGTGCGACGGTAATTGGATTCCCTGGGGGGCAGCCCGTCGAAAGTCCCGACACCCATGTCGCTCGAGCCGAAACGCGCGTGTTGCTCGAGCAGGCCATCGATTCCTTGCCTGATGTTTTTCGGCCGACATTCATTCTTCGGGACATCCAGGAATTTACGGTGGAGGAAACCGCAGAAATTCTGGGCGTGCAGCCTGAAACAGTAAAAACCCGGCTCTTTCGGGCGCGCCGACTACTGCGAAAATCGCTGGACGCCACATTGGCGGACGCGGTCCGTGGCAGCTTTCCGTTTCTTGGGAAGCGATGTGAAAGGCTGACCGAAGCAGTCCTCACGCGTCTGATGCACGCGGCCAAGTAA
- a CDS encoding branched-chain amino acid aminotransferase, whose translation MSAPAFTRLPHPNPTADDVRAAAIADPVFGRVFTDHMVSIRYKEGQGWHDAQVMPRGPLSLDPATAVLHYAQEIFEGLKAYRLDDGSMALFRAEANAARFNASARRMAMAELPEDLFLAAVREIVRVDADWFPKVQGGALYLRPFMYASEVFLGVKPAAEYHFLVIASPVGNYFKSGAPAVSLWVSEDYTRAAPGGTGAAKCGGNYAASLIAQQEAIAKGHDQVVFLDAAEHRWIEELGGMNMFFVFDDGSIVTPPLTGTILPGITRDAIITLARDAGLTVREEPYAIDQWQADATSGRLTESFACGTAAVVTPVGKVTRGATSFTVGAGGPGQVTAMLKDRLVDIQRGRAADPHGWVTRL comes from the coding sequence ATGTCCGCACCCGCTTTCACCCGTCTTCCGCATCCGAACCCGACGGCGGACGATGTACGCGCGGCGGCGATTGCGGACCCGGTCTTCGGCCGCGTCTTCACCGATCATATGGTCTCGATCCGCTACAAAGAAGGCCAAGGCTGGCACGATGCGCAGGTGATGCCGCGCGGCCCCTTGTCGCTCGATCCGGCGACCGCGGTGCTGCACTATGCGCAGGAGATATTCGAAGGGCTGAAGGCCTATCGGCTCGACGACGGATCAATGGCACTGTTCCGTGCCGAGGCGAATGCCGCACGCTTCAACGCCAGCGCCCGCCGCATGGCGATGGCCGAGCTGCCCGAGGACCTGTTCCTTGCCGCGGTGCGCGAGATTGTCCGCGTCGATGCCGACTGGTTCCCGAAGGTGCAAGGCGGCGCGCTCTATCTGCGCCCCTTCATGTATGCGAGCGAGGTGTTTCTGGGCGTCAAGCCTGCCGCCGAATATCATTTCCTCGTCATCGCCTCGCCGGTTGGCAATTATTTCAAGTCGGGCGCGCCGGCCGTCTCGCTGTGGGTGTCGGAAGACTATACCCGCGCCGCGCCCGGCGGCACCGGCGCCGCCAAATGCGGCGGCAATTATGCCGCGAGCCTAATTGCGCAGCAGGAAGCGATCGCAAAGGGTCACGATCAGGTCGTCTTCCTCGACGCCGCGGAGCATCGCTGGATCGAGGAACTGGGCGGCATGAACATGTTCTTCGTCTTCGACGACGGCAGCATTGTCACCCCGCCGCTCACCGGCACGATCCTGCCCGGCATTACCCGCGACGCCATCATCACACTGGCGCGCGATGCGGGCCTGACGGTGCGCGAGGAACCCTATGCGATCGACCAGTGGCAGGCCGATGCGACCAGCGGCAGGCTGACCGAAAGCTTTGCGTGCGGCACCGCGGCGGTGGTGACTCCTGTCGGCAAGGTGACGCGCGGCGCCACCAGTTTCACCGTCGGCGCCGGCGGCCCCGGACAGGTGACGGCGATGCTGAAGGACAGGCTTGTCGACATCCAGCGCGGCCGCGCCGCTGACCCGCACGGCTGGGTCACGCGCCTCTGA
- a CDS encoding MarR family winged helix-turn-helix transcriptional regulator: MADENFLSQVPAASALFLREEEVRRGIEFLFFGHGALWRAGDARLAENGLGRAHYRALYFIARQPGLTISDLLALLGITKQSLGRVIKDLEAREMLVTRPGNRDRRQKELRLTPAGRAIEAAVFGQLRDAMSRAYTHAGQAAVTGFWQVNEALMSPRERQRVARLGSES; this comes from the coding sequence ATGGCCGATGAAAATTTTCTTTCACAAGTTCCCGCTGCCTCTGCCCTTTTCTTGCGTGAAGAGGAGGTGCGCCGCGGCATCGAATTCCTGTTTTTCGGCCATGGCGCGCTGTGGCGCGCGGGCGATGCGCGGCTGGCCGAAAACGGCCTCGGACGCGCGCATTACCGCGCGCTTTACTTCATCGCGCGCCAGCCGGGGCTGACGATATCGGACCTGCTCGCGCTGCTGGGCATCACCAAACAGTCGCTCGGCCGGGTCATCAAGGATCTGGAGGCGCGCGAGATGCTCGTCACGCGCCCGGGCAACCGCGACCGGCGGCAGAAGGAACTACGGCTCACTCCCGCCGGACGCGCCATCGAGGCTGCGGTCTTCGGGCAGCTACGCGACGCGATGAGCCGCGCCTACACCCATGCGGGTCAGGCGGCGGTCACCGGCTTCTGGCAGGTCAACGAAGCGTTGATGTCGCCGCGCGAGCGGCAGCGCGTCGCCAGGCTGGGCAGCGAAAGCTGA
- the proC gene encoding pyrroline-5-carboxylate reductase produces the protein MTKTLRKFAGRMLLVGCGNMAGAMLDRWLVAGLDPARVAVVDPVAAPREGTAHFTSLADWRAAGQTADWIMLGMKPQQLDEIAGDLAAVAGGEVHLLSILAGVSLADLAVRFPEARAQVRILPNLAARIGAGVSAVTSTGDADSAAIEALLKPLGEIVALPDDGMMDLVTAFTGSGPAFVFRLIEAYAAAGERLGLSGDDALKLATATFGGATALLARSGEKPGALVAQVASKGGTTQAGLDILDEGGELVALMTNVLRAARDRGRELADLARGED, from the coding sequence ATGACGAAGACTTTGAGAAAATTTGCCGGCCGGATGCTGCTGGTCGGTTGCGGCAATATGGCGGGCGCGATGCTCGATCGCTGGCTCGTCGCGGGGCTCGATCCGGCGCGGGTCGCCGTCGTCGATCCGGTCGCGGCGCCGCGCGAAGGCACCGCGCATTTCACCTCGCTTGCCGACTGGCGGGCGGCGGGTCAGACCGCCGACTGGATCATGCTCGGCATGAAGCCGCAGCAATTGGACGAGATCGCTGGCGATCTGGCGGCGGTCGCGGGTGGCGAGGTGCATCTGCTCTCGATCCTCGCCGGCGTCTCGCTCGCCGATCTCGCGGTCCGTTTTCCCGAAGCGCGGGCGCAGGTCCGCATCCTTCCCAATCTCGCCGCGCGCATCGGCGCTGGGGTTTCGGCCGTGACCAGTACGGGTGATGCCGACAGTGCCGCGATCGAAGCGCTGCTCAAGCCGCTCGGCGAGATCGTTGCGCTCCCCGACGACGGCATGATGGACCTCGTTACCGCGTTCACCGGCAGCGGTCCGGCCTTCGTCTTTCGCCTGATCGAAGCCTATGCAGCGGCGGGCGAGCGGCTTGGCCTTTCGGGCGACGATGCGCTCAAGCTTGCGACCGCGACCTTTGGCGGAGCGACCGCCCTGCTCGCGCGCAGCGGCGAAAAGCCGGGCGCGCTCGTCGCGCAGGTCGCGAGCAAGGGCGGCACGACGCAGGCCGGGCTCGACATCCTCGACGAAGGCGGCGAGCTCGTTGCGCTGATGACCAATGTCCTGCGCGCGGCGCGCGATCGCGGCCGCGAACTCGCCGATCTTGCCCGCGGCGAAGATTGA